From Eptesicus fuscus isolate TK198812 chromosome 13, DD_ASM_mEF_20220401, whole genome shotgun sequence, the proteins below share one genomic window:
- the LIPT2 gene encoding putative lipoyltransferase 2, mitochondrial: MLPPAVRLVRLGRVPYSELLALQERWLRRLQAEPGTEDPSRAEAGALLLCEPAGPVYTAGLRGGLTPEEAARLRALGAEVHSTGRGGLATFHGPGQLLCHPVLDLRRLRLRLRTHVAALEACAVRLCGLQGLRGARARPAPYTGVWLGERKICAIGVRCGRHITSHGLALNCSTDLTWFEHIVPCGLVGTGVTSLSKELQRHLTVDEVIPPFLEAFKETYKCTLISEDRSN; this comes from the exons ATGCTACCACCCGCGGTAAGGCTGGTGCGGCTGGGTCGCGTGCCGTATTCCGAGCTCCTGGCGCTGCAGGAGCGCTGGCTGCGGCGGCTGCAGGCGGAGCCAGGCACCGAGGACCCGTCGAGGGCGGAGGCGGGCGCGCTGCTGCTCTGCGAGCCCGCGGGGCCCGTGTACACGGCCGGGCTGCGCGGCGGCCTGACGCCCGAGGAGGCGGCGCGGCTGCGAGCCTTGGGCGCCGAGGTGCACAGTACAGGCCGCGGCGGCCTGGCCACCTTCCACGGCCCGGGCCAGCTGCTCTGCCACCCGGTACTCGACCTGCGGCGCCTGCGCTTGCGCCTGCGCACCCACGTGGCGGCGCTGGAGGCGTGCGCCGTGCGCCTGTGCGGGCTCCAGGGCCTGCGGGGCGCCCGCGCGCGGCCGGCGCCCTACACCGGCGTCTGGCTGGGGGAGCGCAAGATCTGCGCGATCG GAGTCCGCTGTGGAAGGCACATCACATCCCACGGCCTGGCTCTGAACTGTTCTACAGATCTCACGTGGTTTGAGCACATTGTGCCCTGCGGGCTGGTTGGGACAGGCGTCACTTCCCTGAGTAAGGAGCTCCAGAGGCACCTCACTGTGGATGAAGTAATACCGCCTTTCCTTGAGGCCTTTAAGGAGACCTACAAGTGCACCTTGATCTCAGAGGACCGTTCTAACTGA